The following coding sequences are from one Triticum dicoccoides isolate Atlit2015 ecotype Zavitan chromosome 4A, WEW_v2.0, whole genome shotgun sequence window:
- the LOC119285658 gene encoding translation initiation factor IF-2-like: protein MTAGRYAMALGGGGRPMLRPFVSARGAHPQRTPRASCGPRPEAAGPSAGADRKGSIRISGADNAPGAGGGRGRAAAHGRGGPRGVGGLEAGAGGGRGDSPYQGYEVQRLARLVDHALPFSLLLLGVFIRQHLQGFFVMIWITSVMFNSNDILRKQTALKQATRLRERPCHCHDGCSFWLDRGMKTCGIPSFGRTSSSGGLHVMS, encoded by the exons ATGACGGCTGGCCGGTACGCCATGGCATTGGGGGGAGGGGGGCGTCCCATGCTCCGCCCGTTTGTGTCCGCGCGAGGAGCTCACCCCCAAAGAACTCCTCGGGCGTCCTGCGGGCCCAGGCCGGAGGCGGCAGGCCCCAGCGCGGGGGCCGACAGGAAGGGGTCGATTCGGATCTCCGGGGCCGACAACGCGCCTGGCGCCGGCGGGGGACGCGGGAGGGCAGCAGCTCACGGACGAGGAGGCCCCCGCGGCGTGGGGGGCCTCGaggccggcgcgggcggcgggagGGGGGACTCGCCGTACCAGGGCTATGAGGTGCAGCGTCTGGCGAGGTTGGTGGACCACGCGCTGCCCTTCTCCCTGCTCCTCCTCGGCGTCTTCATCCGCCAGCACCTGCAAG GTTTCTTCGTAATGATTTGGATTACCTCAGTCATGTTCAACTCCAATGATATCTTGCGCAAGCAGACCGCTCTTAAG CAGGCTACAAGGTTGCGGGAGCGACCCTGCCATTGTCATGACGGCTGCTCCTTCTGGCTGGATCGAGGCATGAAGACCTGTGGGATCCCCTCCTTCGGCAGGACCTCCTCATCTG GAGGACTGCATGTGATGAGTTAA